In Calypte anna isolate BGI_N300 unplaced genomic scaffold, bCalAnn1_v1.p scaffold_199_arrow_ctg1, whole genome shotgun sequence, a single genomic region encodes these proteins:
- the GDF11 gene encoding growth/differentiation factor 11 yields AADPAVQIEGNPHCCFFNFSPKIMFTKVVKAQLWVYLRPVQHTATVYLQILRLKPVTEEGSRHIRIRSLKIDLNSRLGHWQSIDFKHVLQNWFKQPQNNWGIEINAFDPNGNDLAVTSLGPGAEGLHPFMELRVLENNKRSRRNLGLDCDEHSTESRCCRYPLTVDFEAFGWDWIIAPKRYKANYCSGQCEYMFMQKYPHTHLVQQANPRGSAGPCCTPTKMSPINMLYFNDKQQIIYGKIPGMVVDRCGCS; encoded by the exons gcAGCGGACCCGGCGGTGCAGATCGAGGGCAACCcccactgctgcttcttcaaCTTCAGCCCCAAGATCATGTTCACCAAGGTGGTGAAGGCTCAGCTCTGGGTCTACCTCCGGCCCGTCCAGCACACGGCCACCGTTTACCTGCAGATCCTGAGGCTGAAGCCGGTGACGGAGGAAGGAAGTCGCCACATCCGCATCCGTTCCCTCAAAATCGACCTCAATTCCCGGCTGGGCCACTGGCAGAGCATCGACTTCAAGCACGTGCTGCAGAACTGGTTCAAGCAGCCCCAAAACAATTGGGGTATCGAGATCAACGCCTTCGACCCCAACGGCAACGATTtggctgtcacctccctgggaCCCGGGGCTGAAGGGCTG caccctttCATGGAGCTGCGGGTGCTGGAGAACAACAAACGCTCCCGGAGGAACCTGGGTCTGGACTGCGACGAGCACTCGACCGAATCGCGCTGCTGCCGCTACCCCCTGACCGTCGACTTCGAGGCCTTCGGGTGGGACTGGATCATCGCCCCCAAGAGATACAAAGCCAACTACTGCTCGGGGCAGTGCGAGTACATGTTCATGCAGAAGTACCCCCACACCCACCTGGTGCAGCAGGCCAACCCCCGGGGCTCGGCGGGGCCCTGCTGCACCCCCACCAAGATGTCCCCCATCAACATGCTCTACTTCAACGACAAGCAGCAGATCATCTACGGCAAGATCCCTGGCATGGTGGTGGACAGATGTGGCTGCTCGTAG